One segment of Candidatus Melainabacteria bacterium DNA contains the following:
- a CDS encoding biotin--[acetyl-CoA-carboxylase] ligase — translation MNVTMLQAFYYDTIDSTIDEAKRLIQAGKINDIAFIVANEQTKGRGTRGRKWESPYSAGIYLSIIHLPKDKNFLKRTTLYTQAAGIACVEAIKDVCSIQTQIKPINDIYFNGKKLGGILVESKLHEKGISSLITGIGINTHKIQRELDRKVVEPISLEEIMKDNFKNFSKEELIKKIVNEVCFWYSKLTTYI, via the coding sequence ATGAATGTAACAATGCTACAAGCCTTTTACTATGACACCATAGATTCAACAATAGATGAGGCTAAGCGTTTAATACAAGCTGGAAAGATTAATGATATTGCTTTTATAGTTGCAAATGAACAAACCAAAGGAAGAGGAACTAGAGGTAGAAAATGGGAATCTCCTTACAGCGCAGGGATTTACTTATCAATTATTCATTTACCAAAAGATAAAAATTTTTTAAAACGAACAACTTTATATACACAAGCAGCAGGAATAGCTTGTGTAGAAGCTATTAAAGATGTTTGCAGCATCCAAACTCAAATTAAACCAATAAATGATATTTATTTTAATGGTAAGAAATTAGGTGGAATACTTGTAGAAAGCAAATTACATGAGAAAGGAATTTCTTCATTAATAACTGGTATAGGAATTAATACTCATAAGATTCAAAGAGAGTTGGACAGGAAAGTTGTCGAACCAATATCTTTAGAAGAAATAATGAAAGATAACTTTAAAAACTTTTCAAAAGAAGAACTTATAAAAAAAATTGTGAATGAGGTTTGCTTTTGGTATTCAAAGCTTACAACTTACATCTAA
- a CDS encoding YceI family protein, with protein MFLKTIVLILLILIFTTNAYAETFQLDKDRSKIIYSLSKFGIPFKIKALKAEGQIYLDKDLSSLNNYTLLRGVDLKTNFTSRNALFRKAIDYDRYPYFLFSSDLTQPIILSNSEFVQLPGYVTFHGTTEKVLVELKHKSDNHSVSLVGYLNVRMTDFGIEPPKIFFISIDDLIRTKIELYLDVSCKL; from the coding sequence ATGTTTTTAAAAACCATAGTTTTAATTCTTCTCATCTTAATTTTTACCACTAATGCATATGCAGAAACTTTTCAACTAGATAAAGACAGAAGTAAAATAATATATTCTTTAAGCAAATTTGGAATTCCTTTTAAAATAAAAGCCTTAAAAGCTGAAGGACAAATTTATTTAGATAAAGATCTTAGCAGTCTAAATAACTACACATTGCTCCGTGGTGTTGATTTAAAAACAAACTTTACTTCAAGGAATGCTTTGTTTAGAAAAGCTATTGATTATGATAGATATCCTTATTTTTTGTTCTCTAGTGACCTAACTCAGCCAATTATACTTAGTAATTCTGAATTTGTTCAGTTACCTGGTTATGTGACCTTCCATGGAACTACAGAAAAAGTTTTAGTTGAACTTAAACACAAATCAGACAATCATTCTGTTTCATTAGTTGGATATTTAAATGTAAGAATGACAGATTTTGGAATTGAACCACCTAAGATTTTCTTTATTTCAATAGATGACTTAATTAGAACTAAAATTGAACTATATTTAGATGTAAGTTGTAAGCTTTGA
- a CDS encoding endonuclease/exonuclease/phosphatase family protein, with the protein MKKNNTTLTFVLLIIIIVGFVFLFFKDKILELRIEKKLISFLTYSDVVKLASGKQFEGNLYNKLNKQLNTPHVVNRHVKFPFQSPYLRIASWNIERGNNLNAIKNVLLNPTNNEARALAKSDIVSLNEVDIGIPRTNYKNVIAELADSLDYNYAFVTEFIELGPIISMVTVDSSRYLGLHGNAILSRYPIKSARIIRLPECYKWYEAEITRKSPLEHVRRFSAKTVFEENILLSEVRRGGRCALVSDIELPNREIVTVVSTHLEDRCYPDCRLKQIEYLFGNLRSLTRPIVIAGDFNTSTTDAAPTSVKKEIIKRVRDPHFIARQIAFAAIPGAPLLGSFISAGVSKLFQYKDPAVPSIPILFPNQERKLFNFIKGFRFADGERIDVSGNRSSNNKRGFLASSNERQLKGFESTFKYEEPRVIGYYKLDWFFVKPKGNRFKPFNGQTLKLANLFYNGRISDHDPITVDLKL; encoded by the coding sequence GTGAAAAAAAACAATACAACTCTAACATTTGTTTTATTAATTATCATTATAGTTGGATTTGTTTTCTTATTCTTTAAAGATAAGATTCTAGAGCTAAGAATAGAAAAGAAGCTAATTAGCTTCTTGACTTATAGTGACGTAGTAAAACTTGCCAGTGGAAAACAATTTGAAGGTAACCTTTATAATAAGTTAAACAAACAATTAAATACACCGCATGTAGTTAATCGCCATGTAAAATTTCCTTTCCAGTCTCCTTATTTAAGAATTGCAAGTTGGAATATTGAAAGAGGAAATAATTTAAATGCAATAAAAAATGTTTTGTTAAATCCAACAAACAATGAAGCAAGAGCACTTGCAAAGAGTGACATTGTTTCATTAAATGAAGTTGACATTGGAATTCCAAGAACTAATTATAAAAATGTAATAGCTGAACTAGCTGATTCATTGGATTACAATTATGCTTTTGTTACTGAGTTTATTGAACTTGGACCTATAATAAGTATGGTAACTGTAGATTCAAGTCGTTATCTAGGTTTGCACGGGAATGCAATACTTTCCAGGTACCCTATAAAATCAGCTAGAATAATAAGACTTCCAGAATGTTACAAGTGGTATGAAGCTGAAATTACTAGAAAATCTCCACTTGAACATGTTAGAAGATTTAGTGCAAAAACAGTCTTTGAAGAAAATATACTACTTAGTGAAGTTAGACGTGGCGGTAGATGTGCATTAGTTTCTGACATTGAACTTCCTAATAGAGAGATTGTTACTGTAGTTTCAACACATTTGGAAGACAGATGTTATCCTGATTGTAGATTAAAACAAATTGAGTATCTGTTTGGGAATTTAAGATCTTTAACAAGACCAATAGTTATTGCTGGGGATTTTAATACTTCAACAACAGATGCAGCACCAACTTCTGTTAAAAAAGAAATAATTAAAAGGGTTAGAGATCCACATTTTATTGCACGTCAAATTGCATTTGCTGCAATTCCTGGAGCGCCACTTCTAGGAAGCTTTATTTCAGCTGGAGTAAGCAAGTTATTTCAATATAAAGATCCAGCAGTCCCGAGTATTCCAATACTTTTTCCAAACCAGGAAAGAAAACTTTTTAATTTTATAAAAGGATTTCGTTTTGCAGATGGTGAAAGAATTGATGTAAGTGGAAATAGAAGTTCAAATAATAAGAGAGGCTTTTTAGCAAGTTCTAATGAAAGACAATTAAAAGGTTTTGAAAGTACCTTTAAATATGAAGAGCCAAGAGTAATTGGATATTATAAACTTGACTGGTTTTTTGTAAAACCAAAAGGAAACAGGTTCAAGCCTTTTAATGGCCAAACATTAAAACTTGCAAACTTATTTTACAATGGCAGGATTTCTGATCATGATCCAATAACTGTTGATTTAAAACTTTAA
- a CDS encoding RtcB family protein has translation MFKDILQEIGSNRYLIPKSFDPRMKVDVLVYSSTQMLDQITKDLSLKQAINVATLPGIVGKALVMPDCHQGYGFPIGGVAAMDLKKGVVSPGGVGFDINCGVRLLTTPLTLNDVVETTGRLSLLVNELFNAIPAGTGSKGNIKITTNDMDEILLSGAKWTLKKGFATKEDLKNTEAYGCLNGADPSRVSNKAKKRGFDQLGTLGSGNHFLEVQYVEKIHNEEIASLLGISKDQIVILIHCGSRGLGHQVCTDYVHIMQEAMKKYGIEILDRELACTFIESPEGKNYLAAMNAAANFAWANRQCIAHAVRKVLKKLFGDIKIEQLYDVAHNIAKEEMHKINGIEQKVLVHRKGATRAFAPGNEELDEKFQKTGQPVLIPGDMGRYSYLLTGQEGAMDESFGSVCHGAGRMLSRTQAKKISSAEEIKENLKSKGIIVKSTTKTGLTEEISDAYKDVKDVVGVVEGAGLAKIVAKLHPIGVVKG, from the coding sequence ATGTTTAAAGATATATTACAAGAGATAGGATCAAACCGATATCTAATTCCAAAATCATTTGATCCAAGAATGAAAGTTGATGTTTTGGTTTACAGCTCTACTCAAATGCTTGATCAAATAACAAAAGACCTCTCATTAAAACAAGCAATTAATGTTGCAACATTACCTGGAATAGTTGGAAAAGCACTTGTTATGCCTGATTGCCATCAGGGATATGGTTTCCCTATTGGTGGAGTTGCTGCTATGGATTTAAAAAAAGGAGTTGTTTCTCCTGGTGGAGTTGGCTTTGATATAAATTGTGGGGTAAGGTTATTAACAACACCATTGACATTAAATGATGTTGTAGAGACAACTGGACGGTTGTCTCTACTGGTAAATGAATTATTTAATGCTATCCCGGCAGGAACAGGTTCTAAGGGAAACATAAAAATTACAACTAATGACATGGATGAAATTCTTTTAAGTGGTGCAAAGTGGACATTAAAAAAAGGTTTTGCAACTAAAGAAGATTTAAAAAATACTGAAGCATATGGTTGCTTAAATGGAGCAGATCCATCAAGAGTTAGTAACAAAGCAAAGAAGAGAGGATTTGATCAGCTTGGAACGCTTGGATCTGGAAACCACTTTTTAGAAGTACAATACGTTGAAAAAATTCACAATGAAGAAATTGCAAGTCTTCTTGGAATTTCAAAAGATCAAATTGTAATTTTAATCCACTGTGGCTCCCGTGGGCTTGGACATCAGGTTTGTACTGATTATGTACATATTATGCAAGAAGCTATGAAAAAATATGGAATTGAAATTCTAGACAGAGAACTTGCTTGTACTTTTATAGAGTCGCCTGAAGGGAAAAATTATCTTGCTGCAATGAATGCAGCAGCAAATTTTGCTTGGGCAAACAGACAATGTATCGCACATGCTGTAAGAAAAGTGCTTAAAAAATTATTTGGGGATATTAAAATTGAACAACTTTATGATGTAGCACATAACATAGCTAAGGAAGAAATGCATAAAATAAATGGAATTGAACAAAAAGTATTAGTTCATAGAAAAGGAGCAACAAGAGCATTTGCACCAGGGAATGAAGAACTTGATGAAAAATTCCAAAAAACCGGCCAACCTGTTTTAATACCTGGAGACATGGGAAGATATTCATACCTACTTACAGGTCAGGAAGGAGCTATGGATGAGAGCTTCGGCAGTGTTTGTCATGGAGCTGGACGAATGCTTAGCAGAACACAAGCAAAAAAAATATCAAGTGCAGAAGAAATTAAAGAAAACTTAAAGTCAAAAGGAATAATTGTAAAATCAACTACAAAAACCGGACTTACAGAAGAAATTTCTGATGCTTATAAAGATGTGAAAGATGTTGTGGGTGTTGTAGAAGGTGCAGGACTTGCAAAAATTGTAGCCAAGCTTCATCCAATAGGAGTTGTAAAAGGATAA
- a CDS encoding archease — protein MLGYEILDHPADIGIKVYGKTIEELFINAALGTTSLITDLDSISTKLKKEIIVKEKSIEELFINWLDEVIYLFDTEGFLAKNIVVETFHGAFLHANIEGEIFNKDKHEIKLYLKAVTYHQLEVKQLENKDWEARVYFDV, from the coding sequence ATGCTTGGCTATGAAATTTTAGATCATCCTGCTGATATTGGGATAAAGGTTTATGGAAAAACAATTGAAGAACTTTTTATAAATGCAGCATTAGGAACCACATCTTTAATAACTGATCTTGACTCAATTTCAACAAAATTAAAAAAAGAAATTATTGTTAAAGAAAAAAGTATAGAAGAACTTTTTATAAATTGGCTGGATGAAGTTATTTATTTATTTGATACAGAAGGGTTTCTTGCAAAAAATATTGTTGTAGAAACGTTTCATGGAGCGTTTCTACATGCAAACATTGAAGGTGAAATATTTAATAAAGATAAACACGAGATAAAATTATATTTGAAGGCTGTTACGTATCATCAGTTAGAAGTTAAACAATTAGAAAATAAAGACTGGGAGGCAAGAGTTTATTTTGATGTTTAA
- a CDS encoding phosphoribosyl transferase yields MIKYLNTDLIFKDRANAGRQLAEKLIFYKLSNPIVIGLPRGGVVVAKPIADLLNGELDIIVSKKIGALNNPELAVGAVTSHGDYVISPHAEMFHESPLQEIPSLVEDCKERERIYRRDRFQTCSCEGQNVILVDDGTATGMTALAAIKSIKKQNPASLTLAVPVISLDAYDELKSQVNKIETLKIPREFIAVGLHYENFNPVTDDEIKNMLV; encoded by the coding sequence GTGATAAAGTACTTAAATACAGACTTAATTTTTAAAGATAGAGCAAATGCGGGCAGACAACTTGCAGAGAAGTTAATCTTCTATAAACTCTCAAACCCGATTGTTATTGGATTGCCGCGAGGTGGTGTAGTAGTAGCAAAACCAATTGCAGATTTACTTAATGGGGAATTAGATATTATAGTTTCTAAGAAAATTGGTGCTCTAAATAATCCTGAACTAGCTGTTGGAGCAGTAACATCTCATGGAGATTATGTCATTTCTCCTCATGCAGAAATGTTTCATGAAAGCCCTTTACAAGAAATACCCTCTTTGGTTGAAGATTGTAAGGAGAGAGAAAGAATTTACCGTAGGGACAGGTTTCAAACCTGCTCCTGTGAAGGACAGAATGTTATTTTGGTTGATGATGGTACAGCAACGGGGATGACTGCTCTTGCTGCAATTAAATCAATAAAAAAACAAAATCCTGCCTCTTTAACTTTAGCTGTTCCTGTAATTAGCCTTGATGCTTATGACGAGTTAAAAAGTCAGGTTAATAAGATTGAAACATTAAAAATACCCAGAGAATTTATAGCCGTAGGATTACATTATGAAAATTTTAATCCTGTTACAGATGATGAAATTAAAAACATGTTAGTGTAA
- a CDS encoding tetratricopeptide repeat protein, whose protein sequence is MIVLIALTPLGRSLFTEPTQKLNQKEIRGFHKEQQKPVVVSIKVKAPAQDRDNELQTAEEFLQHHENYSVAWKQLALVHIKRGFFEEALELAEHAVNLEKMKPVDERDVSCYLALALAYDSLKMTDESNRVLQEILENLPTRGRNNGWTIGDLITEMKCLV, encoded by the coding sequence ATGATAGTTTTAATTGCATTGACACCATTAGGCCGGAGTTTATTTACAGAACCTACTCAAAAGCTTAATCAGAAAGAAATCAGAGGGTTTCATAAAGAGCAGCAAAAGCCAGTTGTTGTAAGTATTAAAGTGAAAGCTCCAGCTCAAGATCGTGATAATGAATTGCAGACTGCAGAAGAATTTTTACAGCATCATGAAAATTACTCAGTGGCATGGAAACAATTAGCTTTAGTACACATTAAAAGAGGTTTTTTTGAAGAAGCTCTTGAACTAGCTGAGCATGCTGTTAATTTAGAAAAAATGAAACCAGTGGATGAAAGAGATGTTTCTTGCTATTTAGCATTGGCATTAGCTTATGACTCCTTAAAAATGACTGATGAATCTAACAGGGTTTTGCAAGAAATTTTAGAAAACCTACCCACCAGAGGAAGAAATAACGGGTGGACTATTGGTGACTTAATTACTGAAATGAAGTGTTTAGTATAA
- a CDS encoding AMP-binding protein, producing the protein MSELINKTLGQLLDSTALKHPDKDAIVFTDLNYRLTYKEFKSVTDEIAKGLLSLHIKKGEHIGIFAVNCPEWVVLQFACAKAGAVLVNINPALKSHELEYILKQGDITTLFITEYFKGQSMIEVLKNVEASHPTSLRKVITIRAKNHPEYIRWEDLTQLSKSISCEDLIECESNLSPSDIVNIQYTSGTTGFPKGAQLTHYGILNNAYFCGVNMNLLEKDSICIPVPLYHCFGCVLGTLVAVNFGIKMVFPSEVFDPKKALEAVQKEKCTALYGVPTMFISELALENFNQYDLSSLRTGVIAGAPCPMELMKQLIEKMNLSEITIGYGFTEASPLITQTRFNDPLEVKVGTVGRAHQNVKVKIVNSELCVYGYNAMKGYYNMPDKTKEVIDQEGWMHTGDLATVDENGVYKIVGRIKDLIIRGGENIYPAEIEEFLMTNPKVEMVQIVGVPDEKFGEQVAAAVKLKPQEIWTEQEVKDWCKGKIANYKIPYYVKFVNEFPMTANGKIQKYKLREMLQSVLY; encoded by the coding sequence ATGTCTGAATTAATTAATAAAACACTTGGTCAGTTACTGGATAGTACTGCCTTGAAACACCCTGATAAAGATGCAATTGTTTTTACTGATCTTAACTACAGACTAACTTATAAAGAATTTAAAAGTGTAACAGATGAAATTGCTAAAGGACTTTTATCACTTCATATAAAAAAAGGAGAACACATTGGTATATTTGCAGTAAATTGCCCTGAGTGGGTAGTTTTACAATTTGCATGCGCAAAAGCTGGAGCAGTTCTTGTAAACATTAACCCTGCATTAAAAAGTCATGAGCTTGAATATATTTTAAAACAAGGAGATATTACAACTTTGTTCATAACTGAATATTTTAAAGGTCAAAGCATGATTGAAGTTTTAAAAAATGTAGAAGCGTCACATCCAACATCTCTACGAAAGGTAATTACCATACGTGCAAAAAATCATCCAGAATACATAAGATGGGAAGATTTAACACAACTTTCAAAAAGCATTTCTTGTGAAGATTTAATTGAATGTGAAAGCAACTTAAGCCCAAGTGACATAGTAAATATTCAATATACTTCAGGAACTACTGGCTTTCCAAAAGGAGCTCAGTTAACTCACTATGGAATACTAAACAATGCTTACTTTTGTGGTGTTAACATGAATCTTTTAGAAAAAGATTCTATTTGTATACCTGTACCACTTTATCATTGTTTTGGATGTGTGCTTGGAACATTAGTAGCTGTAAACTTTGGAATAAAAATGGTTTTTCCATCAGAAGTATTTGATCCTAAGAAAGCACTTGAAGCAGTTCAAAAAGAAAAATGCACCGCACTTTATGGCGTGCCAACAATGTTTATATCTGAATTAGCCCTAGAAAATTTTAATCAATATGATCTCTCTTCACTTAGAACAGGGGTTATTGCAGGTGCACCATGCCCAATGGAATTAATGAAACAATTAATTGAAAAAATGAACTTAAGTGAAATTACTATTGGCTATGGTTTTACAGAAGCATCACCATTAATTACACAAACAAGATTTAATGATCCACTTGAGGTTAAAGTTGGAACAGTAGGAAGAGCTCATCAAAATGTAAAAGTAAAAATTGTTAATAGTGAACTTTGTGTTTATGGATACAATGCAATGAAAGGCTATTACAATATGCCAGATAAAACAAAAGAAGTAATAGATCAGGAAGGCTGGATGCATACCGGGGATCTTGCAACAGTAGATGAAAACGGGGTTTATAAAATTGTTGGCAGAATAAAGGATTTAATAATTCGTGGCGGTGAAAATATTTATCCAGCTGAAATAGAAGAGTTTTTAATGACTAATCCAAAAGTAGAAATGGTTCAAATAGTTGGAGTACCAGATGAAAAGTTTGGAGAACAAGTTGCAGCAGCCGTCAAACTAAAACCACAAGAAATATGGACAGAACAAGAAGTAAAAGACTGGTGTAAAGGAAAAATCGCAAACTATAAAATTCCTTACTATGTAAAATTTGTAAATGAATTTCCAATGACTGCAAATGGAAAAATACAAAAATATAAATTAAGAGAAATGTTACAATCTGTTTTATACTAA
- a CDS encoding type II toxin-antitoxin system VapC family toxin has product MNYLLDTNFLIGFLRKKIVFIEKLDELRKLGKLYISAITVTEIYAGCREKEFKETEELINRLQVIPLSRYTAKEAGKLIYKFARFGKTIQTNDVIIGVTAKIYHLVLVTKNTKDFQMLYPSQIEEFPK; this is encoded by the coding sequence TTGAATTATTTACTCGATACAAACTTTTTAATTGGATTCCTGCGAAAAAAAATAGTTTTTATTGAAAAACTAGATGAATTGCGTAAGCTTGGGAAACTTTATATTTCAGCTATAACGGTTACTGAAATTTATGCTGGGTGCAGAGAGAAAGAATTCAAGGAAACTGAGGAACTAATAAATAGATTACAGGTTATTCCTTTAAGTAGATATACAGCAAAAGAGGCAGGAAAATTAATTTATAAGTTTGCAAGATTTGGGAAAACTATACAAACTAATGATGTGATAATTGGTGTCACAGCAAAAATCTATCATCTTGTTTTAGTTACTAAAAACACAAAAGACTTTCAAATGCTCTACCCAAGCCAAATTGAAGAGTTTCCAAAATGA
- a CDS encoding MmgE/PrpD family protein, with protein MSETLTKQITKSNQIANYVLSVKKESLEKEVIHEVKRRVLDSLACAVGAYDSKVYRILLKTCSKVKGKYNALLFGKKKKVFYEEAAFANGSLVRYLDFNDTYLSLEPAHPSDNIAPLIATAQAYGKTGLDLILAIAVAYEIQCRLCDGASLRAKGIDHVTYGAFSCACGTAILMDLNQEQLENALGIAGVCNIATRQTRVGEMSMWKACAFANAARGGLFAARLAKEGMTGPSPIFEGLKGFEALISGPINLTLPNIGMPPRKILETYIKPYPVEYHAQSAVEAGIELHKEGLKLEQIQGMTIFTHKAAYEIIGSEAEKWKPTSKETADHSLPYCTAIALRDGNVTAKSFHGKNFRDSGLLKFMKKIKVVEDLKYSDDYPKSFGNRLEINSYIGRKFVKEVLHPFGHPKNPMRDEDIFNKWRNLAAPHLQKEEIENQIEKVMELDKQNSLIDIL; from the coding sequence ATGTCAGAAACCCTAACAAAGCAAATTACTAAATCAAATCAAATTGCAAATTATGTTTTATCAGTAAAAAAAGAATCTCTGGAAAAAGAAGTTATTCATGAAGTAAAAAGAAGGGTATTAGATAGCTTGGCTTGTGCAGTTGGTGCTTATGATTCAAAGGTTTATAGGATTCTTTTAAAAACATGTTCAAAAGTAAAAGGGAAATATAATGCACTTTTATTTGGAAAGAAAAAAAAAGTTTTTTATGAAGAAGCAGCTTTTGCCAATGGATCACTTGTTCGTTATCTAGATTTTAATGATACTTATTTATCACTTGAGCCAGCACATCCATCTGATAATATTGCACCATTAATCGCAACTGCTCAAGCTTATGGAAAAACTGGACTTGATTTAATTTTAGCTATTGCAGTTGCATATGAAATTCAGTGCAGGTTATGTGATGGAGCTTCGCTTCGAGCTAAAGGGATAGATCATGTAACATATGGGGCATTTTCTTGTGCTTGTGGGACTGCTATTTTAATGGACTTAAATCAAGAACAATTAGAAAATGCACTTGGCATTGCTGGTGTATGTAATATTGCTACTCGCCAGACACGTGTAGGTGAAATGTCTATGTGGAAAGCATGTGCATTTGCAAATGCTGCACGTGGAGGGCTTTTTGCAGCTAGACTTGCTAAGGAAGGAATGACGGGACCATCACCAATTTTTGAAGGACTAAAAGGCTTCGAAGCTTTAATTTCAGGTCCAATAAATCTAACACTTCCAAATATTGGCATGCCACCAAGGAAAATTTTAGAGACATATATAAAACCTTATCCTGTTGAATACCATGCTCAAAGCGCAGTTGAAGCAGGGATTGAGTTACACAAAGAAGGATTAAAATTAGAGCAAATTCAAGGCATGACGATTTTTACTCACAAAGCAGCTTATGAAATTATTGGTTCTGAAGCAGAAAAATGGAAGCCAACCTCTAAGGAAACTGCAGACCATAGCTTGCCATATTGTACTGCTATTGCACTTAGGGATGGCAATGTTACAGCTAAGAGCTTTCACGGGAAAAATTTTCGTGATTCTGGTCTTTTAAAGTTTATGAAAAAAATTAAAGTGGTTGAAGATTTAAAATACTCAGATGATTACCCAAAAAGTTTTGGAAACAGACTTGAAATAAATTCATATATTGGGAGAAAATTTGTAAAAGAAGTACTTCATCCTTTTGGACATCCAAAGAATCCAATGAGAGATGAAGATATATTTAATAAGTGGAGAAATCTTGCAGCACCTCATTTGCAAAAAGAAGAGATTGAAAACCAAATAGAAAAGGTAATGGAATTAGATAAGCAAAATAGTTTAATAGATATACTATGA
- the prpB gene encoding methylisocitrate lyase, with amino-acid sequence MKPFHQLLKENKILVLPGVFNAASALVAKNVGFQALYLSGSGIATGCFGLPDLGITTLNDVCEETRRIVNVEALRATPLLVDADTGFNDVEQTVRKLESVGAAGIHLEDQVFPKRCGHRPGKEVIPASEMVLKIKSACQARTNPDFFIIARVDSRNVIGLDDALERAKKYQEAGADAIFAEALESKDEYKKFVDSLKIPVLANMTEFGRTPYISVFEFEALGIRMIIFPLTAFRRMMRAIEEVYQIIKKEGTQKSILNSLQSREELYRLLNYYEKEKDPGCNKD; translated from the coding sequence ATGAAACCATTTCACCAACTTTTAAAAGAAAATAAGATCTTGGTTTTGCCAGGTGTTTTTAATGCAGCATCTGCACTGGTTGCAAAAAATGTTGGGTTTCAAGCCTTGTATTTGTCTGGTTCAGGAATTGCAACAGGATGTTTTGGCCTGCCGGATTTAGGAATTACAACATTAAATGATGTGTGTGAAGAGACAAGAAGGATTGTAAATGTAGAGGCGTTGCGCGCAACGCCTCTACTGGTAGATGCAGACACAGGGTTTAATGATGTAGAACAAACGGTTAGAAAATTAGAATCTGTAGGTGCAGCAGGTATACATTTAGAAGATCAGGTTTTTCCAAAACGTTGTGGTCATAGGCCTGGTAAAGAAGTTATACCAGCTAGTGAGATGGTTTTAAAAATAAAAAGTGCTTGTCAGGCAAGGACTAATCCTGATTTTTTTATAATTGCAAGGGTGGATTCTAGAAATGTAATTGGTCTGGATGACGCCCTTGAACGTGCAAAGAAATATCAAGAAGCAGGTGCAGATGCAATATTTGCTGAAGCACTAGAAAGTAAGGATGAATACAAGAAGTTTGTAGACAGCTTAAAGATTCCTGTATTAGCTAATATGACTGAGTTTGGGAGAACTCCTTATATATCTGTATTTGAGTTTGAAGCTCTTGGAATAAGAATGATTATTTTCCCTCTGACAGCATTTAGAAGAATGATGAGAGCAATTGAGGAAGTATATCAAATTATAAAGAAGGAAGGCACTCAAAAGTCAATTTTAAATAGCTTGCAGTCTCGCGAAGAGTTATATAGGTTGTTGAACTATTACGAAAAAGAGAAAGACCCAGGGTGCAATAAAGATTGA